The following are encoded in a window of Onthophagus taurus isolate NC chromosome 3, IU_Otau_3.0, whole genome shotgun sequence genomic DNA:
- the LOC111420581 gene encoding uncharacterized protein isoform X1 gives MILRKIILFISFFIFISCEEQEDLQIAEANGKLEIIKQIKKVNDDGSYTIGYEADDGSFKIESRDVLGNVKGTYGYIDENGDIKRVSYTSNNSSELKTESSVVQRIPKLNKTTTRRPVYVPTIPPTTSSSQNIAKRRVTTTTTTTTESPKVNDFIKSAVEASKNIKYENQYPRILLQRPILSQKSSEGQIVRPDTNIPPTEPPIYPPTLLDKEKTISNEEGKIIDENLKNNLRRQLQPSNSFNPKDHVMEFQQNRGGDMIDVYTSSLTTGSPQRPLFTTTSRPKYISSTISPLQGIKYQYQPEITTTPTPQIQIPSTKEETLVAITQPDGRTILVPLREIPEIESDNFYIKRYQPIQRNPPEQQKFRAIPVRVDENGYIREMQPQYHRNYEKINDIDDYINNEEVINSIKPPVSTRDFQKLLEQLILRQSRLEQISFLSRKYRNMFGQKTRPVYKTNYNQNLDYGYNNYVTSESSYTPTRRVARLLTPQQQKDEESDYLPADVREMLLLRMLQLAINPGLPLNVPDNLVDATTSVPKLRKSGVRNVEILGEEDDSKISGR, from the exons atgattttaagaAAG atTATATTGTTTATCTccttttttatcttcatttcGTGCGAAGAGCAAGAAGATCTCCAAATAGCTGAAGCAAAtggtaaattagaaataattaaacaaattaaaaaagtaaacgATGATGGTTCATACACAATAGGATATGAAGCCGATGATGGTTCTTTTAAAATCGAGAGTCGCGATGTTTTGGGAAATGTAAAAGGAACTTATGGTTACATCGATGAAAACGGTGATATTAAAAGAGTTTCGTACACTTCAAATAACAGTAGCGAATTAAAAACCGAATCTTCGGTGGTGCAAAGAATCCCAAAGTTGAATAAAACAACGACGAGAAGACCAGTTTATGTTCCAACGATTCCTCCAACGACTTCATCAAGTCAAAATATCGCAAAAAGAAGAGTTACAACGACAACTACAACAACAACGGAGTCTCCTAAAGTTAATGATTTCATTAAATCGGCTGTTGAGGcttcgaaaaatataaaatatgagAATCAATATCCAAGGATTTTATTGCAACGACCTATTTTAAGCCAAAAATCTTCGGAAGGACAAATTGTTAGGCCAGATACGAATATCCCCCCAACGGAACCTCCAATTTATCCCCCAACTTTattagataaagaaaaaacaatttcaaatgAAGAGGGGAAAATAatagatgaaaatttaaaaaataatcttcgAAGACAACTCCAACCATCAAACTCTTTTAATCCAAAAGACCACGTTATGGAATTCCAACAAAATCGTGGTGGCGATATGATCGATGTTTATACTTCATCTTTAACAACGGGGAGTCCCCAAAGACCTTTATTTACAACCACATCGAGACCCAAATATATTTCATCAACAATTTCCCCCCTTCAAGGGATTAAATATCAATATCAACCAGAAATAACCACAACACCAACCCCTCAAATTCAAATTCCTTCAACGAAAGAAGAAACTTTAGTTGCGATAACTCAACCCGATGGAAGAACAATTTTAGTTCCTTTAAGGGAAATCCCCGAAATTGAATCcgataatttttacataaaaagatACCAACCGATTCAACGAAACCCcccagaacaacaaaaatttcgaGCAATCCCCGTAAGAGTCGACGAAAACGGCTACATAAGAGAAATGCAACCACAATATCACCGTAATTACGAAAAAATCAACGATATCGATGATTACATCAACAACGAAGAAGTTATTAACTCGATAAAACCCCCGGTGAGCACGagggattttcaaaaattactggaacaattaattttaagacaAAGTCGATTAGAACAGATTAGCTTTTTGAGTCGGAAGTACCGAAATATGTTCGGGCAAAAAACACGTCCCGTTTATAAAACgaattataatcaaaatttagatTACGGTTATAATAATTACGTCACATCCGAATCTTCTTATACCCCCACGCGAAGAGTTGCAAGATTATTAACACCGCAACAACAAAAAGATGAAGAATCCGATTACTTACCTGCGGATGTTCGCGAGATGTTGTTGTTGAGAATGCTGCAATTGGCGATTAATCCTGGTTTGCCGTTAAACGTTCCTGATAACTTGGTCGATGCAACCACTTCAGTACCAAAATTGAGAAAATCGGGGGTGAGGAATGTTGAGATTTTAGGCGAAGAGGATGATTCGAAGATATCTGGAAGATAA
- the LOC111420581 gene encoding uncharacterized protein isoform X2 — translation MILRKIILFISFFIFISCEEQEDLQIAEANGYEADDGSFKIESRDVLGNVKGTYGYIDENGDIKRVSYTSNNSSELKTESSVVQRIPKLNKTTTRRPVYVPTIPPTTSSSQNIAKRRVTTTTTTTTESPKVNDFIKSAVEASKNIKYENQYPRILLQRPILSQKSSEGQIVRPDTNIPPTEPPIYPPTLLDKEKTISNEEGKIIDENLKNNLRRQLQPSNSFNPKDHVMEFQQNRGGDMIDVYTSSLTTGSPQRPLFTTTSRPKYISSTISPLQGIKYQYQPEITTTPTPQIQIPSTKEETLVAITQPDGRTILVPLREIPEIESDNFYIKRYQPIQRNPPEQQKFRAIPVRVDENGYIREMQPQYHRNYEKINDIDDYINNEEVINSIKPPVSTRDFQKLLEQLILRQSRLEQISFLSRKYRNMFGQKTRPVYKTNYNQNLDYGYNNYVTSESSYTPTRRVARLLTPQQQKDEESDYLPADVREMLLLRMLQLAINPGLPLNVPDNLVDATTSVPKLRKSGVRNVEILGEEDDSKISGR, via the exons atgattttaagaAAG atTATATTGTTTATCTccttttttatcttcatttcGTGCGAAGAGCAAGAAGATCTCCAAATAGCTGAAGCAAAtg GATATGAAGCCGATGATGGTTCTTTTAAAATCGAGAGTCGCGATGTTTTGGGAAATGTAAAAGGAACTTATGGTTACATCGATGAAAACGGTGATATTAAAAGAGTTTCGTACACTTCAAATAACAGTAGCGAATTAAAAACCGAATCTTCGGTGGTGCAAAGAATCCCAAAGTTGAATAAAACAACGACGAGAAGACCAGTTTATGTTCCAACGATTCCTCCAACGACTTCATCAAGTCAAAATATCGCAAAAAGAAGAGTTACAACGACAACTACAACAACAACGGAGTCTCCTAAAGTTAATGATTTCATTAAATCGGCTGTTGAGGcttcgaaaaatataaaatatgagAATCAATATCCAAGGATTTTATTGCAACGACCTATTTTAAGCCAAAAATCTTCGGAAGGACAAATTGTTAGGCCAGATACGAATATCCCCCCAACGGAACCTCCAATTTATCCCCCAACTTTattagataaagaaaaaacaatttcaaatgAAGAGGGGAAAATAatagatgaaaatttaaaaaataatcttcgAAGACAACTCCAACCATCAAACTCTTTTAATCCAAAAGACCACGTTATGGAATTCCAACAAAATCGTGGTGGCGATATGATCGATGTTTATACTTCATCTTTAACAACGGGGAGTCCCCAAAGACCTTTATTTACAACCACATCGAGACCCAAATATATTTCATCAACAATTTCCCCCCTTCAAGGGATTAAATATCAATATCAACCAGAAATAACCACAACACCAACCCCTCAAATTCAAATTCCTTCAACGAAAGAAGAAACTTTAGTTGCGATAACTCAACCCGATGGAAGAACAATTTTAGTTCCTTTAAGGGAAATCCCCGAAATTGAATCcgataatttttacataaaaagatACCAACCGATTCAACGAAACCCcccagaacaacaaaaatttcgaGCAATCCCCGTAAGAGTCGACGAAAACGGCTACATAAGAGAAATGCAACCACAATATCACCGTAATTACGAAAAAATCAACGATATCGATGATTACATCAACAACGAAGAAGTTATTAACTCGATAAAACCCCCGGTGAGCACGagggattttcaaaaattactggaacaattaattttaagacaAAGTCGATTAGAACAGATTAGCTTTTTGAGTCGGAAGTACCGAAATATGTTCGGGCAAAAAACACGTCCCGTTTATAAAACgaattataatcaaaatttagatTACGGTTATAATAATTACGTCACATCCGAATCTTCTTATACCCCCACGCGAAGAGTTGCAAGATTATTAACACCGCAACAACAAAAAGATGAAGAATCCGATTACTTACCTGCGGATGTTCGCGAGATGTTGTTGTTGAGAATGCTGCAATTGGCGATTAATCCTGGTTTGCCGTTAAACGTTCCTGATAACTTGGTCGATGCAACCACTTCAGTACCAAAATTGAGAAAATCGGGGGTGAGGAATGTTGAGATTTTAGGCGAAGAGGATGATTCGAAGATATCTGGAAGATAA
- the LOC111420586 gene encoding sialin-like has protein sequence MSGTLATIKRGSVQVQLAAKAVNDQISSRQIICIFIITGFVLCGIVEQSASVALRANSTSSYSPDEFAEYVENTSYITRYCQPVENDTTIHVIRSIPHIEIPMTRTDRTESVLREAFLWGTLISPLAASRIAARVGAERLFGAGVFGASVLAVMVPAAWLTPYHVAIRIVQGIFMGATWPAAHMLAVTWFKSKHLSGFVSTYTAVNLGYAIVGILGTLLVRTMGRDWLSYILTLLACLWYFLWWRFVEETLNPNRPIRDEHRLLPWQKLLLSKPAWACGIAVVGSQWADATLMLGVTKYLKLVYGFSIDYEDVLTSLPHIGHFFAAITFGLLVDHIRSTGIVSTTTARKLFVYISHFLPAALLFVLGYTGCDPAAPAALYTAALTLTGATPAGAFASAADIAPNFAGTVFGLCQTIGAAGLLAANYVVSEGLHGSFAGWWRLVFGVSSAVLLITATCFMAIGSGSIQDWNAPCNFEIEREPVEEASRLESVLE, from the exons ATGTCCGGAACGTTGGCAACAATTAAAAGGGGTAGCGTCCAAGTTCAATTAGCTGCAAAAGCCGTTAACG ATCAAATAAGTTCGCGACaaataatttgcatatttatCATCACCGGATTCGTTTTATGCGGGATCGTTGAGCAATCTGCTTCCGTTGCTTTGAGAGCAAACAGCACATCTTCATATTCACCGGATGAATTTGCTGAATACGTCGAAAATACCAGTTATATTACAAGATATTGCCAGCCGGTTGAAAATGATACGACGATTCATGTTATAAGATCTATTCCTCACATTGAA ATCCCAATGACAAGAACTGACCGTACTGAATCAGTACTACGTGAAGCTTTTTTATGGGGAACGTTAATTTCGCCTTTAGCAGCTAGTAGAATCGCCGCAAGAGTCGGTGCTGAACGATTATTTGGAGCTGGAGTTTTTGGAGCGAGTGTTTTGGCCGTTATGGTTCCAGCAGCTTGGCTAACACCTTATCACGTCGCGATAAGAATCGTTCAAGgaatttttatg ggTGCAACTTGGCCAGCTGCCCATATGTTAGCTGTAACTTGGTTCAAATCAAAACATCTTAGCGGTTTTGTGTCAACATACACTGCTGTAAATTTGGGATATGCAATAGTCGGAATTTTGGGAACTTTATTGGTTAGAACGATGGGAAGAGATTGGTTGAGTTATATTTTGACTTTATTAGCTTGTTTGTGGTATTTTCTTTGGTGGAGATTTGTCGAGGAAACTTTAAACCCAAATAGACCAATAAGAGAT gAGCACCGTTTATTACCTTGGCAAAAACTTCTGTTGTCTAAACCGGCTTGGGCTTGTGGGATAGCCGTTGTTGGAAGTCAATGGGCTGACGCAACTTTAATGTTGGGAGTAACCAAATACTTGAAATTAGTTTATGGATTTTCAATAGATTAT GAGGATGTTTTAACATCTCTTCCTCATATAGGCCATTTCTTTGCTGCCATCACATTCGGATTATTAGTAGACCACATCAGATCAACCGGAATTGTATCCACCACAACTGCAAGGAAACTTTTTGTCTATATTT ctCATTTTCTTCCTGCTGCTTTACTTTTCGTTTTGGGTTATACAGGATGCGACCCAGCAGCTCCTGCAGCTTTATACACTGCTGCTTTAACTTTAACTGGAGCGACCCCCGCTGGGGCTTTTGCAAGTGCAGCGGATATCGCACCAAATTTTGCAG gaACTGTATTTGGGCTCTGTCAAACAATAGGAGCCGCGGGGCTTTTGGCAGCTAATTACGTCGTTTCGGAGGGATTACACGGATCg ttcGCTGGTTGGTGGAGATTAGTTTTCGGGGTCTCATCCGCTGTGCTTTTAATAACAGCAACGTGTTTTATGGCGATAGGAAGCGGAAGCATTCAGGATTGGAACGCTCCGTGCAATTTCGAGATAGAAAGGGAACCGGTTGAGGAAGCCTCACGATTAGAATccgttttagaataa